The nucleotide window GTCAACCCTGGGAGGATGGAGAGCTGACTGAGAGGATTAAGGCTGTGTATCCTCTCCTAGCCTGCACCTTTCCAGCCTGGTCAGGAGTGGAGGTAAAAGATACCTTGGGATCATTAGCTCACATCCCTTGGCTTCAAAATAACTGTCTAATCCTCTCAGGACACATGAATGTCTAGGGATTGAGAGATTATATGTTGGTTGGTTATGTCTGATATACTGCTCTGATTAAAAAGTTCTTTCCAGGCTCGGCACCCGACAATCACAAGCCTGCAGCACAATAGTTGGATAAAGAGgaagtgccaaaacacagtccaaagccaaatattcatcaagaaaaaagctaatggtggcttggcactcatagctcagtggttagggcaccgtccacatacactggggctggtgggttcaaacccagccagggcctgctaagcaacaatgacaacaataataataaaatagccgggtgtggtggcgggtgcctgcagtcccagctatttgggaggctgaggcaagagaatcgcttaagcccaagagttagaggttgctgcgagctgtgacgccatggcactcaactgagggtgacatagtgagactctcaaaaaaaaaaaagtactttccaAGATAAAACAGAAGCTGGGTTAGAGTAAGGGAGGCTTGTTTCTGCGAGTAGAGTAAGGAATTGAGAGACAtgtcaccctcctgagtagctgggactacacatgtgtgcccagctaatttttctactttttgtagagaatgGGGTCTtaattcttgctcaggctggtctcaaactactgagctcgtGTGATACGtttcagcctttcagagtgctaggattataggtgtgagccaccacacctggccttcagcTTAATTATTAATGAcgcatcttttcattttcttgtatccctatgtacattatatattatatggtCAACTATGGGATATCTGTGGGAGTGTGAGCAATATTGAGAATGAGAGGGctggcggtacctgtggctcagtgagtagagtgccggccccatacaccggaggtggccggttcaaacctggccctggccaaaaactgcaaaaagaaaaaaaaatgagaggaaatTGGTATCGAGAAATGTggttgaggccaggcatggtggctcacacctgtaatcctagtaccctgtgaggccgaggcaggaagatctcctgagcttgggagtttgagaccagcttaagcaagattgagactccatctctattacaaatggaaaaactatctGGATGTTGTGGCAAGTGCATAGTCACagttactaaggaggctgaggcaagaggttcctGTAAGCTATACTGCTATAGCACCCTACcgaaggtgatagagtgagactatctcaaaaaaaaaaaaatggttgtaaGTTAGAATTCAGACCTCTGACACTATTGAAGGATTCCAGTTAAATATTTGCTTGTAATTTGAAAAGccaatcttttttcttatttctagtcTATGAGATCCAAAGGTAAGGATGAATGTGTTGGGTGGGAAAGCAGGGACAGAGGGGAAGTGGTTTGGGCTGGATGGAGAGCTTGTGTTGGGGTTCTCATAGTGAATCTTGTTGTGTTACTCTCCTTTTATTACAGGAGACAAGGAGGAGCTTTGTGAACCAAAGCAGAGTCTGAAACATGAGGGGACTAGTGACGACAAGAAGGTCACTCTCAGTTGCAGAGGGGCCTGCCAGTGCCCACCCTCCACTCCAGCTGAGCCTATGGACAGGACCCCAGTGTTCCAAGCATACCAGGCACGACCACCCTTTTCTTGCCACACCTGTGGCAAGTGTTTCAGCAGACGCTCCTACCTCTATAGCCACCAGTTTGTTCATAGCCCCAAGTGGACTAATAGCTGCAGCAAGTGTGGGAAGTTTTTTCGGAGCCCCAAGTCCCTCAGCCATCACACACGCATGCATCTTGGGGAGAGGCCCTTCTGTTGCTCACTCTGTGACAAGACCTATTGTGATGCTTCTGGACTGAGTCGTCACCGCCGTGTCCATCTGGGTTACCGGCCTCATTCATGCACCATGTGTGGGAAGAGCTTCCGGGACCAGTCTGAGCTCAAACGCCACCAGAAGATACACCAAAACCAAGAGTCAGTGGCTGGAAACCAGGATTGTATTGTGAGGATTCCAGGTACCACTGCTGGATTCCAGACACCCATTATCAGAAGCCAAAGGTCCATCCAGGAGCTTGTGGATATGAGCCACATACCTGTGGCCAGGACCCAGGCATCTAACACTAAAGCCCCCTGCCTAGATACCAGATCCAGCTTGCAGCCAGTGAAGCCCTCAAGATTCAGGGTCTTCTCTTGCCCCCATTGTCCCTTGACTTTTAGCAAGCAAGATTATCTTTCTAGCCACCAGAAGGCCCATCTCAAAGAGCAGCTTCACTGCTGCTTCCATTGTGGCAAGTCCTTCAGTTCATTTTCCAGGCTGGTCAGGCACCAGCAGACCCACTGGAAACAGAAGATCTACCGTTGCCCTATCTGTGACCTCTGCTTTGGAGAGAAGGAGGGCCTTGTGGGTCACTGGAAGGGCTATAAAGGCAAGGAACTGTGCCTGGGCAGCGCTCGGAAGTGCTGGGTCACCCTGGGCCAGTGGCTTGGTTTCTTCCATGATGCCTCCCCTATGTCTGGGAAGGATGGGAAGTATGTAGGAAATAGGTCTCCTCCTAGGATCCAAAATCCCAGGAGGGGGAGGCAACAGAGAAGACATGCAAAGGAGACAAAGCAAAGGAAGCAGTGAGCATCTTGAAACATAGGTATACGGCCTTTCTGACTGAGGTCTTTCTTCGTGTTTGGTTTTCCTGAGGACTGACCTCCGGGGTAAGGAGGCTGGGGTAGAGGGAGAGAAGTGAGTGGATAATGAAGGAAATCTAAAAacgagaaggaaaagaagaatgtaCATACATGGAAActcatattattattaattagcACCTAGCTTGTTTTTAGTGTCTTATAGACCATCAAGTAGTAATTGTTGAATAAAATAGTGGATACTGTGATAGGTGTGAAGatgagagacagagtctgaggGACGCATATATGCAGAAGGGAGGAAACATTCTAAGACAGGTTCCCAGCTCTCATTCCTTGCTCCCTAAACCCTTGGTAGGCTGCCGAGACAAATTGGAGTTCTGGCTAGTATTCTGTGGGTTTCTCATCTCCAGGTTTTGGTTAGGGCTCCCAGTAGCCTCACTCTGCAGCTTAATTACTCAGTCCCTCTTTGATGTTTTGGACTTACCCTGTTCCTTCCCTTCTATCCCGTACACCTTTCAGCTCTACACCAATCAGGACTACGGTCTTGGAAAACAACTGCTATTTGTAAAGTTGGCATGCTGTGATTTGCAGTGAGGAGGTTGTTGCACTCCAGTTCGTGGCACAGGCCCTCCTATCTGTGTTAGTGTCCAGGACAGATGTCCTCAGATGGAGTGAGGAGCACCTGCCTGTCTTTAACCAGAGAGGGCTTCAAGGTAGGAGACAAAGGAGGAGTGGAAAGATGTGGGTGGcaaaaggggaaaaggaaggaaggatctgGAGAAAGGAGGATAAATCAATTCTATTTGGAATTCAGAGTGTTCCTGGAAGTACAGACTGGGATGTCCCCACAGCAAAGACGCCAGTGAGTGTGCAACTTGATGGACGAGATGTCCCCAGGGACCAATCTCTGAACCAACCAAGCTCTCCTCCACCCCTGCCAAGATGTGACATCACTCAGAAGGGGTTTcctagaaggaagagaaaataacatgaaaaatctATGTCAGTGGTTTTCATCATGAAACTGTTGAAATCAGGGAGATGAAAAGTCCTTGGGGTTATCTTGTCTCTGCGCCTACTTGGCGGTGGGACACAGGGCAGCTGCGGTGGAATGGGAAGGGAGGCTGCACAGGCACTAATGGTGAAGCAGACAGAGCGGCAGGCGGGAGTGCTGCAGCGTCCTTCTCTGCCACCTTGAACATGTCTCCAACAGCCAGCCTCCTTCCCTTTTACCTCCCTCCCCGCTGACTCTCCAAACACTTCTTTCTTTGGGACTGGGGCCGCTCCATAAACCCCCTTCCTCTCAGTtgcttctctccctttcctggcTTTTTATTCTCCACTtacaagaaagagaagagaacttACTTAGCTCTTCAA belongs to Nycticebus coucang isolate mNycCou1 chromosome 9, mNycCou1.pri, whole genome shotgun sequence and includes:
- the ZFP57 gene encoding zinc finger protein 57 homolog yields the protein MAAEPRVTRALNSVVQALREPKMFSVVEEENLDSRTKKEDSPLEQINLSQKATSNPGAFVGSLPLLSYWEIDSPKKETSQPGEPGQEWVKERRDTVKPVKPIQKMFPWMGEVAAALQESIKIDCWQEEWVKKPVTFEDVAVNFTQEEWECLDVSQRVLYQDVMSETFKNLASVARIFLHKPDLISKLEQEEEQWRVYLHPPNREGLLSGDKEELCEPKQSLKHEGTSDDKKVTLSCRGACQCPPSTPAEPMDRTPVFQAYQARPPFSCHTCGKCFSRRSYLYSHQFVHSPKWTNSCSKCGKFFRSPKSLSHHTRMHLGERPFCCSLCDKTYCDASGLSRHRRVHLGYRPHSCTMCGKSFRDQSELKRHQKIHQNQESVAGNQDCIVRIPGTTAGFQTPIIRSQRSIQELVDMSHIPVARTQASNTKAPCLDTRSSLQPVKPSRFRVFSCPHCPLTFSKQDYLSSHQKAHLKEQLHCCFHCGKSFSSFSRLVRHQQTHWKQKIYRCPICDLCFGEKEGLVGHWKGYKGKELCLGSARKCWVTLGQWLGFFHDASPMSGKDGKYVGNRSPPRIQNPRRGRQQRRHAKETKQRKQ